GATTACGGAAAAATCATCATTTTATTCAACAAGTTACATAAATTTATTAAATACATACAAAATGATCTCTTGACATTCCTGTGGAAAAACCGCATATCGGCAGCGCAGAATTAATGACGCATTTAGCAATTGCAGCATATACTCTGCTTTTGTTTCAGGTTTGCGAACAGTCTTTCCGCAGCATTCATGATGCTGTCTGCCGGTTGTATTTTCCAAATTCAAGCCAGGCTGGGAGAAACGGTTCCCACCTATTGGCTATTAAGAAAGTGAATGTCGATCCATGAGGACGGCAGCTCACAAGTATGAGGAATTTATGACAGCTTTTTCCGACCTACAACTGGTAGGTCCGCTTTTGCGCGCCCTTGAAAAACAGAATTTTACTGAACCTACAGAAATTCAGAAACGCGCCATCCCTGCCCTTCTAGATGGACAGGACCTGATGGGTATTGCCCAAACCGGTGGTGGCAAGACCGCAGCTTTTCTGTTGCCGCTGCTTCAAAGCCTGCAACATGATCGCAAACGGCCAAAACCGAACAAGCCAACCTCCGTTATTCTGGCCCCAACCCGTGAGCTTGCCTTGCAGATCGGCAAAGAAATCCAGTTGCTGACAAGAGGTATCAAGCTATTTCATACAATTGTTTATGGTGGTGCACCTTATGGGCCACAGCTGCAACAATTAAAAAGAGGCGTTGATATTCTGGTTGCCACACCAGGCCGCCTGAAAGACCATATGGAACGCGGAACAGTTGATCTTTCCAACACTCATCATTTTATTTTGGACGAAGCTGACCGAATGCTCGACATGGGCTTCATCGAAGATGTTCAACAAATTGCGGCAACCCTCCCTGAAGAGCACCAGACGGTTATGTTCTCGGCAACCATGAGCCCGAACATCCGAAAATTGTCCAATGAACTTCTGACAGAACCAAAATTTGTTGAAGCCCCTCGCCAGAGCGTTGTCGCTGATACAATTGATCACTCTGTCCTGATGGTCAAAAAAGAGCATAAACAAGATTTGCTTCTTCATTTGATTGGCCTTGAGCAAATCGAAAAAGTTATTGTTTTTGTGCGCACTAAAGCAACAACAGAAGCCATCGCAAAGCTCATTGAAGAGACATTTGAGCATATTAAGGCAACCGCGATCCATGGTGACCGACCTCAGCGGGCCCGCGAAAAGACTTTAAGGGCGTTTAAAAACAACCGAATTTCAGTTCTTGTTGCAACTGACGTTGCTGCCCGAGGAATTGACGTCAAAGACATCACACATGTCATCAACTATGACCTGCCTATGGAAGCCGAAAACTATGTTCATCGGGTCGGTAGAACTGGACGAGCAGGCGCCAACGGAACTGCTATTTCAATTTGTGAGCCCCGTGAGCGTAACCTTTTGAGAGACATTGAACGCCTCCTCAAACAAAGTGTCCGGATCGATAATGATCATCCTTTCCCGGCACCTGAGGAAAAGAAAAAAGCCAAACGCCCCTCATTTAAGCGGCCAGGACAAAAAGGACCGAAAACTCACAAAGCTGGTGAGTTCAAAAATCAAGGCCCTAAGAAATGGAAACGTAAACCCAGCAAAAATGCTGGTAAACCATCCCCCAAACGGACAGCTCGCCTCAAGAAAGC
This genomic stretch from Sneathiella limimaris harbors:
- a CDS encoding DEAD/DEAH box helicase; translated protein: MTAFSDLQLVGPLLRALEKQNFTEPTEIQKRAIPALLDGQDLMGIAQTGGGKTAAFLLPLLQSLQHDRKRPKPNKPTSVILAPTRELALQIGKEIQLLTRGIKLFHTIVYGGAPYGPQLQQLKRGVDILVATPGRLKDHMERGTVDLSNTHHFILDEADRMLDMGFIEDVQQIAATLPEEHQTVMFSATMSPNIRKLSNELLTEPKFVEAPRQSVVADTIDHSVLMVKKEHKQDLLLHLIGLEQIEKVIVFVRTKATTEAIAKLIEETFEHIKATAIHGDRPQRAREKTLRAFKNNRISVLVATDVAARGIDVKDITHVINYDLPMEAENYVHRVGRTGRAGANGTAISICEPRERNLLRDIERLLKQSVRIDNDHPFPAPEEKKKAKRPSFKRPGQKGPKTHKAGEFKNQGPKKWKRKPSKNAGKPSPKRTARLKKAS